The window TGGCTTTTCCAAGCAGCGATTTGTTTAACAGCATCATCTTTGGCAGCGTTCTGGTCAGCCTCAGATGCTCTACCGAAAAGAATTCGGTTTTGAATTAGCTGTTTGATCACCTTTTCTTGATAATCTGGCTCATCTTTAGACTCAGTATGGCCTCCATTGAAGAGCGCTTGCAAAGCAAAGAAGGTATCAAATTCACCCTTGGTCACAGTTCCACCTTTGTAAGTTGCAACCACTTGCTTAGGATTGTTGCCGATCCAAATGGTTTCATTTTCTTCGTCCCACTCGACCTTTTTCCCTAGTGCTTCACTTACAAATCTAAGGGGTACATAGGTAGAGCCTTCATAAATAAATCCTTTAGCTTCGGCAGGTGTTTTCTCAACACCGTCAAACATATACTTAAGACTTCGGAATGCTACTTCAATTTGACTGTTTGCTGCAAATGCTACTGTCCCGCTTAATACGGAACCGATCGTTAGACCAACGATAAGTCCCTTTACTTTATCTTTCATTATTTGTGTTCCACCTCTCGATATAATGTCCCTCAATTAATTCACCAAGGGTTGAGTAATTTCCTTTTTTTTTTAAGGTAAAAATGAAGGATTCTTTGGCTGTTTGTTGTATTTGTAACGTAAGGCGATTATAAGTAAAATCCAGTTTTGACGAAATCAGGTTGATATAAGGAGGGATAACGTGGGGGCAAATGTTGGTATACCTAGCTCAGAAGATTTGTTTCTGCTTCATGAAGGATCCCTTTACCACAGTTATCGCATCTTAGGGGCGCATGTAAGCAAAACAAAAGGGCAAGAGGGGGTTCGTTTTGCCGTATGGGCACCTCATGCCAAACAGGTTTACTTGCTTGGTGATTTCAACAGTTGGCAATCTGGGACACATCGTTTAGAGAAGTTCAGTACACTTGGCTTATGGATATTGTTCGTGCCAGAAGCAAGTGAAGGCGATTATTACAAATTTGAAATTCATAGCGAGACGGGCCAGATTTTGTTGAAAGCAGACCCGTATGCCTTTTATTCGGAATTACGTCCGGGTACAGCATCGCGTGTTGTTGACCTAGAAGGTTATGAATGGAAGGATCAGGCATGGCAGCAGCAGAAAAAGGAAAGCCCCGCCTACAATAAGCCACTATCTATTTATGAGGTTCATCTGGGTACGTGGCGTAAAAAGGACCGACATAGTGAAGACTTGTATACCTATGATCAGCTTGCTGAAGAGCTAGTCGATTACGCAGTTGAAATGGGGTATACACACATTGAATTAATGCCGCTGGCTGAGCATCCGTTTGACCGTTCTTGGGGTTATCAAGCAACAGGCTACTTCTCCGTAACTAGCCGTCATGGTTCTCCTAAGGAATTCATGCATTTCGTTGACCGATGCCATCAGAAGGGTATTGGGGTCATTATGGACTGGGTTCCTGGTCATTTCGTTAAGGACAGTCATGGACTCAGGCAGTTTGATGGGAAGCCGCTGTATGAATACCAGGACCCTCGCAAAGCCGAGAAACAGGAGTGGGGTACTCTTACTTTCGATTTTGGCCGACCGGAGGTTCAAAGCTTCTTAATCTCAAATGCTGTATTTTGGATGGACATGTATCATATTGATGGTATTCGAGTGGATGCTGTGGCTTCCATGCTGCATTTGAATTTTGGCAGATGGAGCGAGGAACCAATCAAGAATCAATGGGGTGGGGATGACAATCCCGAAGCGATCGCATTCCTGCGCAAGCTGAATCAGGCCATCTTCTCCTTCTACCCTGATGCGCTGATGATGGCTGAGGATTCTACTGATTGGCCGCTCGTTACTGCGCCTGTCCATGATGGAGGACTCGGATTTAATTATAAGTGGAACATGGGTTGGATGAACGATATGCTGCGGTATATGAAATTAGATCCTATTAACCGCAAGTATCATCACAAGCTGATCACGTTCTCATTCATGTATGCCTTTAGTGAAAATTATGTACTCCCGCTTTCCCACGACGAAGTGGTGCATGGCAAACGCTCACTCCTTCATAAGATGCCAGGCGATTATTGGCAGAAATTTGCTAATCTGCGAGT is drawn from Paenibacillus sp. V4I7 and contains these coding sequences:
- the glgB gene encoding 1,4-alpha-glucan branching protein GlgB, giving the protein MGANVGIPSSEDLFLLHEGSLYHSYRILGAHVSKTKGQEGVRFAVWAPHAKQVYLLGDFNSWQSGTHRLEKFSTLGLWILFVPEASEGDYYKFEIHSETGQILLKADPYAFYSELRPGTASRVVDLEGYEWKDQAWQQQKKESPAYNKPLSIYEVHLGTWRKKDRHSEDLYTYDQLAEELVDYAVEMGYTHIELMPLAEHPFDRSWGYQATGYFSVTSRHGSPKEFMHFVDRCHQKGIGVIMDWVPGHFVKDSHGLRQFDGKPLYEYQDPRKAEKQEWGTLTFDFGRPEVQSFLISNAVFWMDMYHIDGIRVDAVASMLHLNFGRWSEEPIKNQWGGDDNPEAIAFLRKLNQAIFSFYPDALMMAEDSTDWPLVTAPVHDGGLGFNYKWNMGWMNDMLRYMKLDPINRKYHHKLITFSFMYAFSENYVLPLSHDEVVHGKRSLLHKMPGDYWQKFANLRVLYGYMTGHPGKKLLFMGSEFGQFDEWKDLEELDWFLLEGYEKHSQMHHYVKALNQFYLDQPALWQLDHHQEGFEWINPHDESQSVVTFMRKGKLPEDDLILVCNFTPVVHPDYRIGVPRHGVYEVVFNSDAPEFGGSGQGNSEPISSEKRSLHGQPNSLALCIPPLAAVYIKCVSEFQTVIDEVEGGNQICAVKNVLPCSSLEEKDED